GTTACTGTAAAGAAAGTTGTTTGTATACTTTGAGTAATGGATGGAAACATTGAGTATACATTACACAAATCTTAGTTTGTTGTGCCACATTCTTGATCATGCATCAACAGAATAGGAGAACATTTACAATAAGTCAATTAATTTCAAAAGACTCCAGTTCCATAACCTGTATTAGAATAGATTCAGGCATGCAGTTTTGTTGAGCTTGATAATACAGGAACATAAGGCACCTTACTAAAGTGGCAGGTTTTCCAGAGCTTGATAACAAAACAGGTACATTATAGAAGTGCCAATGTAAAACATGGCCATATACGTATATGTAAAAAGGACTGAAGAGGTAGTGGAGGCAGCACATTGTAACACAACAGCTTCACTTCTGCAAAAAAGCTGCACAAACAATGCAGTATAACCCTGTCTTCGTATAGGACACGAAAACAGtttaggataaaaaaaataaaaaaaataaaaatgaatctaaaaaaaaaaaaaaatcagacaagtAAAATAGAACTGCAGAGATCTGTGCAGCTTTAAATGAAAGGAACATGCATACTTACACAACCCCTCTTGCTACTACTATTGCAGTTTAAGGGACATGATATAGTCATGTGAGTGGTTcccaaaaaaaatcaattataacCCAGTGAGTGTCATAGGCCTGAAAACCTAGATACCCCTAATAGTGCTGCTCTGAAAGGTAAAAACAAAACCATTAACATGCAATAATGACCAGACATCTATTAACGCTTCATCATATGAATCTTCAGAACAGCTTGGACCCTATGAAAATATAGATCCTGCGCCAAAATTAACATTGTTAGAGTCCATAACACcagaatttaaataaaaagggCAACCTGGGACTTGTACTATAAAACTATTGGAGAAAACCATTTGTGGAAGCTCTATCAATACCAGACCAATGTTTTGTGGCCATTCATTGTTATTAGCTGAAAGCTTTCCAGCAGGAAGAAAGGCTCATCTAAAATTAACACAAAGTTTATAGTTGTCGTCCTGGTTTTTTTCCTTTTGGGAATATACCGGTCAGTCAGTAGGGCTCAATGTTTTCTTTGTTCAGATGAGGGAGAAACCAAATCAGCATCTGATTTTTGGAGGGGGTAAGCTGCATTCACAGGAACAAGTCTCATTCAGTACAATGCTAGCTTTTTCAACCATCGTACTAGTTAGCATTTAAACCATAAGGCATAGTTAGCCATACCCCctcccacaaaaaaaaataagggggggggggagggggttgtttTGAGAGATAtagaatatagaatatatatatatatatatatatatatatatatttttttatgtattattttttttttttaaaaaaagaagattcCACACTTGTGCTGCACTCTGGGGCATCACACTAAGGAAATCTGCATTAGCATTACCACACGAGCCATCCCTAACATTATCTCTAAAAGGAAATAGAATTCAATGTTAGCTCAAAGATTGTAGCTTTCCTCTTACCCCATGCCTCCACGGCCTCCCCTACCACCACGGCTCATGCCACCTCTGTCAAACATGCCCCGGCCCCTGCTGCGGGAGTCAGAGCCTCCAGAGCTGCGGCCTTCTGGGCCAGAGTAACCTTGGTGGGACTCTTGACCATATGAGCCTTTGCTGCTAGGGTGATCCTGGCGGTAGCTGCCTGAAAGCAAAGTAAGAGGCATGGTAAAGATCATGTAAAGATGTCAGAGCCATACCTCCATGCTAGAGTGTGCCCTTGTTACTAAAGGCCTATTGAATATTACTTTAAAGTTAATCTATCTTTTTCATACTACAATCATATTTCATATTCAGATATAGTGTATCACAATTGGATCTAATAATTGGCATTAAGCAAATATACAGATTGACCAACTGATTGTGGTTTACAAAATGAAAAACCGTTGGGAGGTATTGACAAATTCAAAACACAAGTGGTTACTCACTTTGCTGGCCGTAGCCACTGCTTTGCTGCCCATACTGGCTCTGTGGCTGGCTGCCATAGGATGAAGATGGAGGTGGGTAGCTTGTGGGAGGTggttgctgttgctgctgctgctgttgctgctgctggtagCTGCTTTGCTGGCCATAACCACTCTGCTGCCCATAACTGCTTGGCTGTCCATAGCTGCTCTGCTGGGAGTAGGAGCTTTGCTGCCCGTAAGTGTTCTGCTGAGTGTAGGAGCTGGGTTGAGAATAGGAGCTCTGCTCATAACTGGATGGCTGGGAGGTTGAGTAGCTGGAAACATATAGATTGTGTTACCTGCAGGTTTTTCATTTAACCTTTTCAGCACTGCAGATCTAGGATTCACAAAGATACCCATCTCACACTTACTGTGCCACTGCCATAAATACTACAATGCATGGTAGTTGCTCCATTAGTATCTTAAGCTCTGGAAAATGAGAACATCAGCGGTACCCAGCTCACTTAGGTAATGATCAGATGTCCTCCTGGATGCAGACTACCAATTAGGCACAAGGGAACGCAATATGAAGATCACAACCCCATGCATCCCGAATATAAGCCCAAAAGTTGTTAATACAGTGCAAAAAGTATCCTACTATATGCAAGGAGTAACAAATTAAATAAGGGCAATAGGTCGTTTCATGATTAGAAAAAGTTACGGCACATGTCTTCCAGCAAATAATGACCATCGATTTAACAGACCTTCAACTACAGTACCAAAATGCAGTACTATCTGCTCCCAAACCTCGCCTGGGTACAGTAAAGGTGGATTTCTAGGGGAAAGAAAAAGTTATTGCCACAGAAGATTGATGCAGCGCAAAAAATGGTGGGGCTCTTTGACAATTTTGGTTTTGACCCCTGGTAGCAAGAGGTCTTAGACCACGGTTCccgaacagtgcaggttttccaggtgttGAGACATTAGTACcagctgtggatctgttacaatgtgtcagtcagtaatgaataaatGTGCTCCataaaggagatatggaaaacctgcactgttagggggcccaTGAAGACTGGATTTTGAACATTGTTCCTGTCACATGTAAGTAGATCAGATGTGACAAAGGTGTAAAATGTAGATGCAATAGAATGCCTCCCATTACATAGCGCAGTTTTGGCTTTTTTTCACATCTGCTAATGAGCCTGGTAACAGATGGAACACAAGTGCAAACAGCACCACCCTGCATTCCTGTACAGTCAAGTTTATTAGAAACAGTAGGAACTACCTGCAATAACATGAAGATTGCAGAAGAAAAAGCCTGGTACCGACTtctaaaacaaatattaacacaTAACAGATACAAAATAAGCCTTCAACACATGTTTGACATTGGAATACCAAGATAaggaaatttattaaaaaaaaaacaaacatatggtGTCCAAGAAAGTCAAACCACTCAAGCCTGTTGACAAGATTGCTTAATAGTGCAACAGTGACACATCTGTTGATTGTGTACCTGGGCGGTGTTGAATCGCCCCCATGTTCCATTCCATCTTTTCTCTGTGTTCAGGAGAAAAGCTCACAAGAATCAGCAATCCCTGTGCAAAGCACATTTGTGTTCCAACGACTAACAATAACAGATCATGAACATAAAGCGAAAATCTAATGCCCATATTCATAACCAGTTCTTAAAATTATGTGTACACAAATGCATTTCAGGAACCAATTATGCCCTCCAAGAGCTTCTGTTTCCTGGTCCAAATGCAGAAGAGATCTAATGGAACATGGATGGATAAAGATCACCTGCGTGCACATACCCTTTACTTATATACAGGTAGGGAGTACAAAAGTCAGAAAGGGCAATATAGCTGCTGCTCTGTGATCATGTCTCACACAGTGTTCTCCACAGACAATTTTgacagctgggtggcattaaaaaGTTCCCAGGTATGGGCAGTGTAAAACTTTGCAATATTATTGAAAAATGTTATTGCCCATACCTGTCAGACCACTGGCCACCAGTccaaacacacactgctggctgtagtgctcacatagtgcttgtTCTAATaggaaaaaacattgttttttttccccaataggtctctgttgggctccaagagccgggtggcaagtaaaaacagcagggtggagcacccgggacataggtgctggggagagcaCTGCAGGTACGACCACCAAGTCATTCTTCTGAAAAAGACTAAATAGGGGGATCAGATTCTCTTACCTGAGCTGAAAGATGAACTGAACAGTGCTCATTTTAGCAGGATCATCGGGTGCATTTTAAGTTCCTAATAGATCTATAATAGAGCTATGGAAAAGCTTTCATGGCCTATGCTACAGACCAATCCAATAGGAAATTTAATAAAAGGACAGCCACTATACTTTCTAAAAAAGAAAGTACATGGGTGCTGCACTACTGAAATATTTGGTGGTAAAGTTACTACATAGCAGTGTGAAGACAGCATAACCAATGTGAAAATACACACAGCGTGGAGGAATTCTCCATCTTACTTTTGTTCCCAAACACGGGAAGGACTAGTTTGTAAGGACACCACGCTCAAGCACAATTTACAAGTCAGCTAGAGTCACTTTCTGCACAGGCAGAGATACAAAAGTGCATACATGAGGCTTGTCGGCCCTCTCTTCACATGAACTTCTCAGAAGTCAAATTTACCTCCTCTACAACATTGCTAAAAACGTAGAATATATAGTAACACAATGGATTGTTGTGCATTGTGATTGCAATTAGAGGTGATGGATAATGCAGACGTTGATGCGATGTATGGATTACTGGGAGTAGTGTTATACGAACAAAGATATGGATCGCTGGGGATGATTGTGAGAGCAAGGCAGCAATGATTGTTATGTGAGCAAAGCAATGGAGGCAgatattgttatattgtaatgCTAGGGTATTGTTGTCATTAAATACATGCTGAGGTTTATGTGCAGTATGGATATTGAATGGATGCAAAATATGGATTACTGGACAGCAGTGTGGATGGATGTTTTGGGAACAGTGAGGTTGTGAGACGTGCAGTTTATACAGGAACAGAGGATATGGATTGCTGGTGGCATTTGTAACGCCGCGTTTACTGCTCGTTATAATTATACCCAACAAGTTGATTTCTGAAAATCTAGATTAGATACAACCTTGTTTCGAGATAGGATAACATTATCAGAGATTGCCGTTAGCTTTCTACTGCTCGGCTAATTATATCTTGACACAGTCAATTCTGTGCTGAATTATAGTCACGGGAGCAACCTCCGACTAACGACTACGTGGATTGATCCATGTGTGGGAATTTTTCGGAGGGAGTACAATATCAGTTTATGATGTGTGTTCATCAGTACCTATAATAAGTACTGCATTATAACAAAGTTTTAACATATTGACATTGCACCAATACAGCAGTCTTTATTAAGCAGCCTAATCCAATTACATTGTAATTAGGAGAACAATCTCTGTTTCAGTCCCGTTAGGGATTTGCGTGAAAGCTCtgcatataattttttaataattaaagtgTGATCCTATAAAAGAACACAATATATTCAAAGGTTTGACTAACATGATATCTAATAATGAATGAGCATCGTTTCGTCAGGTTTCATCTTGTACTGTGTATTATGAATCCTGGTCATACAATTTCcacaaactttttaaaatatttcgctACTACAGGTTTTATGTTTAACATTCAATAAAGTTCTATTTAACCCATAATCTGGATTTGTTATCCTTTGAAGTCCATATGAGTGCCCCAATTAACTTCCTTTTCTGTCCTATCTTTTGGACATTTGTATCAAAGTTTGTCAATGTTTAGGGTGCACCCTTACAAcggataaatgttaataatatgatAAGTAAAGTCACCATTATCTGTTGAGGAGTATTATGGAAAGCTTGGTGCGGTGTCTCTTTAGTTTGGTAATGGCCATTTGTAACTACAAGGAAGCAGTGGTTGTGTCAAACTGTATACTAGGATATCGGTGAAGGCAGAGCTAATTCTGCAAATGTGAGAATAGTAGGATACAccacacaaatatacatacacacagatatatcaATGTTGAACTATATGTTTTGACTAAGATTAGGTTGAGGACAAGTTATATAAATGGGATTATATGGATACAATTTCACACATGTAATTATTGGTTTTCTTACTGCCATCACACAGTGACTATTGTACTGAGAACCCTGTGGGTTGTAGGTTCTTAATGTAATCTAAAGGAAATGTGTAAAAAAACCATGTTCAACAACCGGACTATCTAGGAACAGTATGGAAATAGCTAGTGCATTGAAAAATGTTGAATACGTCCCCTTATTTCTATACACAATCAGAACCCATTTGTTTATCACTTCAGTGTTAGTTTAATAAACTTGTGTATTTTAAAGGATAATTGCACCCCTAATGAAAACTAGATATATTAGTAGCGCTCAGATTAGGCAAACATCCTACTTTTGCAGACAGTCTCATGCTTTTACAGTCACAGAACTAAATTGCAAACTTATAAAATCCATATACATGTGATAATGCATTCCTGTCCTGTAAGTTGTCACACACAATGAGGGGCTTACTAGAACCAGATTCATGCCATAGGTGAATCTTGTGTCACCAGCACATTATTAGGACACATGGGGGTAGGTTTCCCATAGATTCCTAGGTTCACGGACGTTCTAATCGGCAGCCAATGGGAGCAACCGAGAACACTATGGGACTAGATTCTACATCATTGGCTTCCTAGGTGTGGGGCAGGCCATAATGTTGACAGTGAAAGGATTACTTCTTTGGAAGACCAGAGCAATCTTACAACACCAAAACCAATTGCTCCATATAAAATAAATCACTGCTGTTCCTACCATTGAAGACAGATTAAATGTTTCTGTACAACAAAGGGAAGGGAATTACTTACATTTGAAAATTCTTCACAAACACTGTGGGACAGTAACCAATATATACAGGTTTTCTTAAGACAGTCCTGACCAGTAATTTAATAAAAGTCAATACCTTGTTGGCGGGTAAGATGGAGGGGCATTCACTTGCTGCATCGGGTAGCTGGCTGGGACTTGGGGATAGCTATAGCTGCTTTGACTGTAGCCCATGTTGGGCTGAGCATAACTGGCTGCACTCGGTGGAGGCTGGCTGGTATCTGCTGGCTTGCTTCCATCTTGAGGTCTTGGGGCAGAGGTGAAAAGAAACATGGCCTATTTAAACAAGGCTTCACCAATATGGCATCCAGAATGACAGTATTTTTTCAAGCCACGTAAAAGATGAATCTGTTCTTAACAATCACACCCCTTTTTAGTGAGAAGGGAAGTTGTGTTCTCTTTATAGTTACTATCAAGTCACACAATATTGAAGTGGCACATTAGTTAAGCACTGTTTATGCTGCTCAAGATGTTCCAGGTGTTTGTGGGTCAGACATGTGAATGACATGGCCTGCATCCAAAAACATAAACATGCGTCTAATATATGCATGCCGTTTCTAAGCCACCACACCTAAAATTACATTCAAGAAAGATTTCACACAGCTGCAGGCATCTGGCTGTTTCAGATTTTCTATTACCACAATGCTGTGTGACAAGGCAGCCAAATATATCAAGCACCCTAAAGCCCTAGCCCAGTTATTACCTTGCTGGAGCAGTGGTAGCAGGCTGCTGTCCATAGGAAGGGTATGCAGGCTGGGATCCATAAGCAGTTGGTGTTGCATATGAAGTTTGGGTTGGGGTGGTAGTTGCAGTACTGCTATCATAAGCCGTTGTTCCATAGCCTTGTATAGGCTGGCTATAGGCctgaggagctgctgctggagCAGTATAACCTGATTGGAAATAAACAAGTCCATAGTCAGAAAAGCAGTATGCATCTTACAGTGTATGAAGAGGAAAATTTTAGAACATATCTAGCTTATTTTTAATTAGTCTGGACATTATACATGCAGTAGAAGTCCTGCACTGTTATACATTCAGTGTGCAGCAACTCCAAAGCAGGCACTGATTTATGCAGTACCAAAACAAGCCAAAAAATGTATGGGTTAACAAACATTGTACTTAACCACccttttgtagaattttttttctttgctgtatAAAAAGGGTGACCGCATGTTtgatggaggtatatttactacgATTTTCAATTACAACTGGCCGTTGAGATACTTCATTTCACTTTGGCCAGGGAAGCAGTTTATCAGCTATCAGTAAAAGCAAAATATACGGTGAAAAACCATTCTCTATGCAGAGTATCCAACACATGTTTAACaggattttgaaaaaaataagcaTAAGAAATTACTAGATCAGATGTTCTATCCAACATTGTAATGTTAAGGAACCACAGTACATAATTCTACGACCAAATGTAAGAAGTTTGCAGTAAAGCACACATGG
The Mixophyes fleayi isolate aMixFle1 chromosome 1, aMixFle1.hap1, whole genome shotgun sequence DNA segment above includes these coding regions:
- the EWSR1 gene encoding RNA-binding protein EWS isoform X5; amino-acid sequence: MASTDYSTYSQAGAQQSYGAYTAQPTQGYTQAAQASYGQQSYGTYGQPTDSSYTQAQTTATYGQSAYAATYGQPPAGYTAPAAAPQAYSQPIQGYGTTAYDSSTATTTPTQTSYATPTAYGSQPAYPSYGQQPATTAPARPQDGSKPADTSQPPPSAASYAQPNMGYSQSSYSYPQVPASYPMQQVNAPPSYPPTSYSTSQPSSYEQSSYSQPSSYTQQNTYGQQSSYSQQSSYGQPSSYGQQSGYGQQSSYQQQQQQQQQQQPPPTSYPPPSSSYGSQPQSQYGQQSSGYGQQSSYRQDHPSSKGSYGQESHQGYSGPEGRSSGGSDSRSRGRGMFDRGGMSRGGRGGRGGMGTYG